In the Profundibacter amoris genome, GCCGTTTTAATTCTCGCTATTCGGGATAATCCCTAGCTGTTCATCTTTGCAACTTCTGCAGCAAAGTCTTCTTCTTTTTTCTCGATCCCCTCGCCCACTTCAAGGCGGGCAAACCCGGTGATCTCGACGCCGGCTTCTTTGGCGGCAGCCCCAACTGTCAGATCGGGGTTGATCACGAAAGACTGGCCCAGCAGGGTCACTTCCGACAGGAATTTCTTCATCCGGCCAATGATCATCTTTTCGATCACTTGCTCGGGTTTGCCGGATTCGCGGGCTTGCTCGGTCAGAACGGTTTTTTCACGCTCGACAACAGCCGGGTCCAGATCATCCTCGGACAAGGATGCAGGGTTTACAGCGGCGATGTGCATGGCAACCTGACGGCCGAAGGCTTCGTTGTCACCCTTCAGCGCAACCAGCACGCCGATTTTGCCCATACCGTCTGTCACAGCATTATGCACGTAGGATACAACCTGATCGCCAGACAGCGTGGTCATGCGGCGCACCGACATGTTTTCACCAATTACGGCGATCTTGTCGGTCACGGTATCGGCAACCGATTTACCACCCATATCCGCGGCATTCAAAGCGTCGATACCGTCAACGGTCAGGGCAACATCGGCGATTCCGCCAACCATTCCCTGAAAATCGGCGTTCTTTGCAACAAAGTCGGTTTCCGAGTTCACCTCGACAGCAACACCCTTGCCGCCATCAACCTTGACAGCCACCAGACCCTCGGCCGCCGTGCGGCCCGATTTCTTGGCCGCCTTGGCCAGACCTTTGGTGCGCAGCCAGTCAACCGCGGCTTCCATGTCACCGTTGTTTTCGACCAGTGCTTTTTTTGCGTCCATCATGCCAGCGCCAGTGCTGTCACGAAGCTCTTTTACCATTGCAGCTGTAATCGCCATCATGGATCTCCTGAAATAAATAACATGTGCGGGTGCGGCGAAAACCGCACCCTATCTGTTTGGTTTAGCCTTCGGCAGCGGCTTTTTCGTCTTTGGCCGGCTCTTCGGCTTTTGCTTCTTCGGCAGGTTTCTCGTCTGCGGCCGGCTTTTCTTCTGCCGGTGCCTCGGCAATCACTTCTTCGACCGGTGCTTCTTCCATTTCGCCCAGATCAATACCGGCTGCGCCCATTTGCGCGGTCATGCCGTCCAGTGCCGCACGGGCCACCAGATCGGTATAAAGTGCAATCGCACGCGCCGCATCGTCATTGCCCGGGATGATGTAGTCGATACCGTCAGGGTTACAGTTGGAGTCAACCACAGCCACAACGGGGATGCCCAGTTTGTTGGCTTCGGCGATGGCCAGATCTTCTTTGCGAACGTCGATCACAAAGATCAAATCAGGCGTGGTGCCCATTTCGCGGATGCCGCCAAGGCTGGCTTGCAGTTTGGCCTGCTCGCGTTCGATGCCCAGACGCTCTTTCTTGGTCAGACCCTCGGCGCCGCTTTCCAGCAGTTCGTCGTGGTCTTTCAGCCGTTTGATCGACTTGGAAATGGTCTGCCAGTTGGTCAGCGTGCCGCCCAGCCAACGGTGGTTCATATAATACTGTGCGCATTTTTCAGCAGCATCGGCAATCGGGCCGGCGGCCTGACGTTTGGTGCCGACGAACAGGATACGGCCGCCCTTGGCGGCAACATCGCGAACGGCCTGCAGGGCCTGGTCCAGCATCGGAACAGTTTGCGTCAGGTCGAGGATGTGGATGCCGTTGCGCGATCCGTAGATGAACGGAGCCATCTTGGGATTCCAGCGTTGTGTCTGGTGGCCAAAGTGTACGCCAGCTTCAAGCAGCTGCCGCATGGTAAATTCAGGAAGTGCCATGCTTATAGTCCTTTTTTCCGGTTTCGTTGCCTAGGGCGGGGTAATCAGGGCAGATGCCCAACCGGCGGACCTAAACGGGATTTCTCCCCGTGTCGGCCCAGCCCCGCCTGCGGAGTTGATTTCGCGCGTATACAAAGGGGGTAAGTGATGCGCAAGCCCTATTTTGCAGGATGATCCGGCAAAATTATAGAAACACCCGTTCAAAGAACCAAAAGGCGCCGATCGCGGCAATAATCAACGACGCGGGGATGGATATGCGGCTGCGATACCACGGTTTGTTGCGGAACCACACGCCAACGGTCAGAAACGCCAGTGAAATCACCGTCAACTGTCCCAGTTCCACCCCGACATTGAAGGATATCAGCGCCGTAAAGAATTCATCCTCGGGCAGGCCGATTTCCCCCAACACCGATGCAAACCCCAACCCGTGCAACAGGCCAAAGCCAAAGATCACCAGCGGGCGCCATTTGCTTAGGCCCGAGGTGAACACATTTTCAATCGCCACATAGGTGATCGAGGCGGCAATCAGCGGCTCGACGATTGAGGACGGCACTGTAACCCACCCCATCGCCCCCAACGCCAGCGTGACCGTATGTGCCAGTGTAAATGCCGAAATCTGCCACAGCAGCGGGCGCAGGTGGATCGACAGAAAAAACAGGCCCAGAACGAACAGGATATGATCCACGCCCAAGGGCAGGATATGTTCAAAACCGATTGGAATATATTGCGAAAACACTTGCCAGCGGGTCTGTTTCGCCCCGCCGGATACCGGAATATCGGGGCTGCTCTGCCCGCTGCTCAGATAACCGGTATAGCCCTCATCCACCCCGTTCTGGCGCAGCACGATTGTGCCGAATTTTTTGTTCCAGTTAAAACGGATTGTCGTGGTGTCTGCCGGCAATTCCCCTGTCAGCGTCAAAAAGGAGGTGCGCGGAAACTCCACATCGCCCACCTCGTCAATCCTGATCCCGACCAGATCCAGCGGCACATCCGCCCCCCCTGCCCGCAGGTGTAAACCGTTGCGAATGTTCGGCCAGACATCCTTTAGCCGGTTCTCAAGTGCCGCAGGTTCCAGCGCCCGCAGGCTGTCATAATCCCCCGATTGTTCGGTTTCATTGGTGTTCGCCACCCCGTCCAGATCAATCCCGGCGACAAAGGCCTCAAGGTTCAGCCGAATTTCCAGCGTGATTTTCCCGTCGCCGGTGGTGAAATCGCCAATCGACGGGCTGACCTCGTGGGCCAGCACATTCAACGTCGATGTGAACAGCAGAAGGGTTGACAATATGGCCGCAAGTGTCAGCTTGCCGCCCATGAAAAACATATTCCGGCCCATAGCCCTGATCCTTTTTGCGATGTCCTTTTGGGGAATCGCCCTGCCTGTCCTTGGTCACGAGTTTTGGCTTGAACCGCAAAAGTTTCAACCCGAAACCGGTGTGACTGTGCAGGTTAAATTGCGCAACGGTATGAAATTCAAAGGCGTGGAGCTGGGATATTTCGATGACCGGACGGCCGTTTTCGACATTATCCAGAATGGCACACGCACCCAGGTTCAGGCCCGCGCGGGCGACTTTCCCGCCTTCTCGAGGCCCATCTTAACTGACGGCCTTATGGTGCTGATATATCAGAGTAAATTCAGTAAACTTCAGTATAATAAATTTGAAAAATTTGTTGCCTTTGTCGAACATAAATCCTTTGATGGTGTGGTTGAACGCCACAAGGAACGCGGCCTGCCGATGGAGCGTTTCAACGAGGTTTACACGCGGTTTTGCAAATCCCTGATCGGGGTTGGCTCAGGGGCGGGACAAGACGCCGCAACAGGTATGGAAACCGAATTTGTTGCTCTGACAAACCCCTATACCGATGATCTGTCGGATGGGTTCACCGTTCAGGTGCTGTATCAGGGCGCCCCCCGAGTGGATGCACAGGTCGAGGTGTTTGAACGCGCACCCGACAATACCATCACCGTTACCTATCATCGCACCGATGGTCAGGGCCATGCCACGGTGCCGGTCAAACCCGGCCATACCTATCTGTTTGACGCCGTGGTACTGCGCGAACCGGCGCAAACGCTGGCTGATGAAACCAATGCCGTGTGGGAATCCCTCTGGGCGTCTTTGACCTTTGCAACGCCGAACTAACCTTGCCTTTGCGTCCTGCGCGCGTCACATACTACGTCCATGAAAAACACTTCTGACATTCTGTGCATCGGCAGCGTTCTGTGGGACGTGATCGGCCGCTCTGCCAGCCATATGCGCATGGGGTCAGACGTGCCCGGCCGCATCACCCGCCTGCCCGGTGGCGTGGCAATGAACATCGCCATGACCCTGCGCCGCTTTGGTTTAACCCCTGCCCTACTGACCACCATCGGCAAGGACGAAGAGGGGCGCGAACTGCTGGCGGCCTGTCAAAGCATGGGCATGAATTGCGACTACGTTTACCTGTCCGAAGACCTGCCGACCGACCGCTATATGGCGATCGAGGGGGCCAACGGATTGATCGCCGCCATCGCGGACGCCCATTCACTCGAGGCCGCAGGCGACAAAATCCTGCGCCCGTTGGAAAACGGCCGTCTGGGCAGTGCAAAATCCCCTTATGCCGGCGTGATTGCGCTGGACGGGAACCTGACACTGGCCTTGCTGGAAACCATCAGCAAAAGCCCCCTGTTCATCGCCGCCGACCTGCGCGTCGCCCCCGCCTCGCCCGGCAAGGCCGAGCGGCTGGCGCCCTTGCTGTCCCATCCGCATGCCACCCTATATGTCAATCTGGAGGAAGCAGGCCTGCTGTGCCAAACCACTTTTGACACCTCCGAACAGGCAGCGCATGCCCTGCTGGGGCGCGGTGCGCATGGTATTTTGGTGACCGACGGGGGCAATCGCGCATCGGTCGGCCGCAAAGGCCGCGTCCTCACCCAAACCCCGCCCGAAGTGCTGGTGACCCGTGTCACCGGCGCAGGCGACACCTTTATGGCGGCCCATATCGCCGCTGAAATCCGTGGCGAAACACCGGAACAGGCGCTTAACAGCGCACTTGCCGCCGCCGCCGCCTATGTTTCCGGAGAAACACCCCTATGACCATCCCCATGCAGTTTTCCCCCGAAGTCGCCACCGCACTGGCCGACGGCACCCCCGTTGTGGCGCTGGAAAGCACCATCATCACCCACGGTATGCCCTATCCGCAAAACGTGGAAACCGCCCGCAAGGTGGAAACCGTGGTGCGGGATGGCGGGGCGACTCCGGCCACCATCGCCGTTTTGAACGGGGTGCTGCATATCGGGCTGACGGATGGCGAACTGGAAACCCTTGCACAGGCCAAAGATGTTGCCAAACTGTCGCGCGCCGATTTCGCGGCCTGTCTGGCCACGGGCGGCACAGGCGCGACCACAGTCGCCGCCACCATGATCGCCGCCGATCAGGCCGGTATCCGGGTGTTTGCCACCGGCGGCATTGGCGGTGTGCATCGTGGCGCGGAATCCACCTTCGACATTTCCGCCGACCTGCAAGAGCTGGCCCAAACCCCCGTCACCGTGGTGGCAGCAGGGCCAAAGGCCATTCTGGATGTGCCCAAAACACTTGAGGTTCTCGAAACATTAGGTGTGCCGGTTATCGTCTACAAACAAAACGATATTCCGGCCTTCTGGTCCCGCTCCTCCGGTCTGCCCGCCCCGCTGCGAATGGACAGTGCCGCCGATATTGCCAAGGCGCATATTATGCGCGGCGCGTTGGGCCTGCCCGGCGGCCAACTGGTTGCGAATCCAATCCCTGCTGCCGATGAAATTCCACAAAGCACGCTCTCCCCGGTTATCCAACAAGCATTGGACGAGGCCAAAGCACAGAAAATTGCCGCCAAATCTGTCACCCCCTTCCTGCTGCAACGCATTTTCGAGCTGACCGACGGCGCGTCCTTAATCGCGAATATCGCGTTGGTAATGAACAATGCAGCCCTTGCAGCAGCGATTGCGACCGCATTAAATAAACAGGTTGTTTAAACCGTGACATTTTGACCCGCTTGCGATCTGATTTTGCGATCACAAATACTAACTGAAGCCTCAGGTTATAGGAGTGTCAGGTTATAGGAGTGAATGTGATGGAAAACACAATGATTACCGCAATACCTGCAAAAAGCCACAAAACACTTATCAGTATACTGGCATTTGCTGTGGGCATGGCAATTTCGTCGCCCCTGCCCGTATACGCAGGTCAGGATGATGAAATTGACCTTGTTCCGCTGGTGCCCACGATATCCGATATTAGTGGATTTTGGAATTACGAGACATCTTTTCCGGCCGAGAGTGGTCCCTGCCCAAGCGGATACGCCATGTCCGGCGAAATTCTTGTGGTCACAAACCCGTCCGGCACAACGCCCCCTGGTTTCGAAGAATCGGCGGGTCAATATGTAAAGGTGACTATTCTATCAGGATCGGTGTGCCGTCCTGAATCGATATGTCATATGGCCGGATACATGAATGACAACATGACAGATTCCGGCGTATTGGGGAAAGTTATAACGGTCGGTTCATTTGCTGTTGTTGATGATGAACACGGTGAAGTTGCCAATGCGTGGA is a window encoding:
- a CDS encoding DUF4198 domain-containing protein, which produces MKNIFRPIALILFAMSFWGIALPVLGHEFWLEPQKFQPETGVTVQVKLRNGMKFKGVELGYFDDRTAVFDIIQNGTRTQVQARAGDFPAFSRPILTDGLMVLIYQSKFSKLQYNKFEKFVAFVEHKSFDGVVERHKERGLPMERFNEVYTRFCKSLIGVGSGAGQDAATGMETEFVALTNPYTDDLSDGFTVQVLYQGAPRVDAQVEVFERAPDNTITVTYHRTDGQGHATVPVKPGHTYLFDAVVLREPAQTLADETNAVWESLWASLTFATPN
- a CDS encoding HupE/UreJ family protein, with the translated sequence MGRNMFFMGGKLTLAAILSTLLLFTSTLNVLAHEVSPSIGDFTTGDGKITLEIRLNLEAFVAGIDLDGVANTNETEQSGDYDSLRALEPAALENRLKDVWPNIRNGLHLRAGGADVPLDLVGIRIDEVGDVEFPRTSFLTLTGELPADTTTIRFNWNKKFGTIVLRQNGVDEGYTGYLSSGQSSPDIPVSGGAKQTRWQVFSQYIPIGFEHILPLGVDHILFVLGLFFLSIHLRPLLWQISAFTLAHTVTLALGAMGWVTVPSSIVEPLIAASITYVAIENVFTSGLSKWRPLVIFGFGLLHGLGFASVLGEIGLPEDEFFTALISFNVGVELGQLTVISLAFLTVGVWFRNKPWYRSRISIPASLIIAAIGAFWFFERVFL
- the tsf gene encoding translation elongation factor Ts, with product MAITAAMVKELRDSTGAGMMDAKKALVENNGDMEAAVDWLRTKGLAKAAKKSGRTAAEGLVAVKVDGGKGVAVEVNSETDFVAKNADFQGMVGGIADVALTVDGIDALNAADMGGKSVADTVTDKIAVIGENMSVRRMTTLSGDQVVSYVHNAVTDGMGKIGVLVALKGDNEAFGRQVAMHIAAVNPASLSEDDLDPAVVEREKTVLTEQARESGKPEQVIEKMIIGRMKKFLSEVTLLGQSFVINPDLTVGAAAKEAGVEITGFARLEVGEGIEKKEEDFAAEVAKMNS
- a CDS encoding PfkB family carbohydrate kinase — translated: MKNTSDILCIGSVLWDVIGRSASHMRMGSDVPGRITRLPGGVAMNIAMTLRRFGLTPALLTTIGKDEEGRELLAACQSMGMNCDYVYLSEDLPTDRYMAIEGANGLIAAIADAHSLEAAGDKILRPLENGRLGSAKSPYAGVIALDGNLTLALLETISKSPLFIAADLRVAPASPGKAERLAPLLSHPHATLYVNLEEAGLLCQTTFDTSEQAAHALLGRGAHGILVTDGGNRASVGRKGRVLTQTPPEVLVTRVTGAGDTFMAAHIAAEIRGETPEQALNSALAAAAAYVSGETPL
- the rpsB gene encoding 30S ribosomal protein S2, with product MALPEFTMRQLLEAGVHFGHQTQRWNPKMAPFIYGSRNGIHILDLTQTVPMLDQALQAVRDVAAKGGRILFVGTKRQAAGPIADAAEKCAQYYMNHRWLGGTLTNWQTISKSIKRLKDHDELLESGAEGLTKKERLGIEREQAKLQASLGGIREMGTTPDLIFVIDVRKEDLAIAEANKLGIPVVAVVDSNCNPDGIDYIIPGNDDAARAIALYTDLVARAALDGMTAQMGAAGIDLGEMEEAPVEEVIAEAPAEEKPAADEKPAEEAKAEEPAKDEKAAAEG
- a CDS encoding pseudouridine-5'-phosphate glycosidase; this encodes MTIPMQFSPEVATALADGTPVVALESTIITHGMPYPQNVETARKVETVVRDGGATPATIAVLNGVLHIGLTDGELETLAQAKDVAKLSRADFAACLATGGTGATTVAATMIAADQAGIRVFATGGIGGVHRGAESTFDISADLQELAQTPVTVVAAGPKAILDVPKTLEVLETLGVPVIVYKQNDIPAFWSRSSGLPAPLRMDSAADIAKAHIMRGALGLPGGQLVANPIPAADEIPQSTLSPVIQQALDEAKAQKIAAKSVTPFLLQRIFELTDGASLIANIALVMNNAALAAAIATALNKQVV